A portion of the Zootoca vivipara chromosome 6, rZooViv1.1, whole genome shotgun sequence genome contains these proteins:
- the ANKRD11 gene encoding ankyrin repeat domain-containing protein 11 isoform X1 — MPKGGCSKTPQLEDFSLSNDMVEKQTGKKDKDKVSLTKTPKLDRSDGGKEVKERATKRKLPFTVGTNGDQKDSDTEKQGPERKRIKKEPATRKPSLLFGMGLPGIRAGYPLSERQQVALLMQMTAEESANSPAVDTTPKHPSQSTVCQKGTPNSASKTKDKVNKRNERGETRLHRAAIRGDARRIKELIIEGADVNVKDFAGWTALHEACNRGYYDVAKQLLAAGAEVNTKGLDDDTPLHDAASNGHYKVVKLLLHYGGNPHQLNRRGETPLKVANSPTMVNLLLGKATYPSSEESSTESSEEEDAPSFAPSSSIDGNNTDSEFEKGLKHKAKNQEPPKAVTPVKDEYEFDEDDEQDRVPPVDDKHLLKKDYRKETKANSFISIPKMEVKTYTKNSTITPKKASHRILSDTSDEEETSLPVGTGEKLRLTTHSILPSNKAREPSNPKQQKEKSKVKKKRKKEAKGKEVRFGKKNDKFCSSESESENLESEEDDRDSVQSATCVKDSRLVLKESSLFNSLSASSASSHGSLGSQKHNATLAEQHSKHWRTDNWKTVSSPAWSDVSSLSDSTRTRLTSESDYTSEDSSLESLKPVRKKQEPKKRAQHGAAVIVEKKNSFHASVDGAIPKRDKEGKVVKKHKTKHKHKNKERGQCPATQDIKIIKAFSFDYEDSKQKTDKALIVETECPVENKLKVLKHEREHFKKEDKFQKTKSEEKEWLFKDDAGKTSKEEKSLKKAKEASKDLSKTFREEKSSRLEKEKPIKEKSPKEEKPRIHKEERKKKSKDKQFKTDKKNEPKEEKPAKPEKEKALKEEKERCKKDKGYREEPSFEEFSNKNQFLESEDTKFSLSDDQQDRWFSDLSSDSSFDFKGEDSWDSPVTDYREIQNDTVTKLIIETVKEEIKDKKRDSKAKDKREYSEKRNEKDTFLKKKEREYVDRNSEKKKDPVEKHKSISSYLPEKKRKDSAESFKERKEKEAGEINRERRDLPDSSKDRKEVKIKQEESYRDEFKDYGCETFFKEKSEPEFSGKNVENWDRHHSGKEKKDVPDKKEKLKTEKYKEKSKVEDKERNEKALPEKNQKDKELDKGFKEKKDTKEKYKDPHNKDKERKGSLDQVKEKKEKNFSGDREDFHERRDEKKGRERTWYNILDIFTDESEDEKDDYSLSGFKLGEGLGNEMHRMDSMQDKDDGMVAERDLYVPDKHRKYSSDRQHSTEKQKDKESKEKKKDKGLPEGGKEKKEKSSFEKHKEKKDKDSVEKYKDRKERSSVDSAQERKAKQKFPEKVEKKHAGEEKVKNRHKEKLDKEYTKEKRSSKSGEAEKSLLEKLEEEALNEYRDDSNDKISEISSDSFTDRGQDPVLTNIFESSNLSLADATEEKFKESLPLPCLPDKLKEKERHRHSSSSSKKSHEKEKAKKEKAEKKDKTDEFKDSSNRKDSTQYEKDFAMDGEGISISYGTKTEAEEELDKTMEYLFSEKKEKNDTERELPKKAEKDKAYSSSTVSTTKEKKKRDRHKEKWKEEREKHRDKHTDGFFRHHKEEQKSAKDKDSSQVITLKDKSKEEPPKFNDLKVKERLKENQEKDKSECLKMSNGNDKITLPKEGTKKDIRPREKLLGDGDLMMTSFERMLSQKDLEIEERHKRHKERMKQMEKMRHRSGDPKLKDKVKANEDMRKRSLDLTTKKPLAPDTQLKDKKLKDLGPLAPVVSPDNKNQPVVGVDSKDWIAGPQLKEILPASPRPDQNRPTGVPTPASVVSCPSYEEVMQTPRTPSCSNEDYTDLMFDCADSQHSLPISTMSMNACSPSFFDRYSNSSSGFPENPSQTPTRTISSTNLHRSMSVDIRRAAEEEFNVGDKFFRQQSVPATSNYDSPVQHLMEEKVSLPSIPIEKFPCLSPEYYSPDYGVPSPKAEALHCAPGTAGNVVQSPESVFSGLQAKSSPSHRDELLAPSVESALPPDLGLPLDATEEQQATASIMPPESSFLPPLEDNEFGSGILEQNSTEWETTLSRNLDPPVPPSLIGNPSDHAVSWTVGSELLIKSPQQGPDSPKSFCSPDITHPTPVPFISADSLHPSSPVSYSLSVTESRLDAAKEDAEEAVPTEMVTAEQQTSYADSPARLDTFFSNGSKPVPEEASDTPLQPASMPAESKVEAVNALENLEESTIAPVNPEEQAAWPDPFPNSEDDLDLGPFSLPGLPLQSKDVPEEELEESAEDTHAADQETTSADFVDVGVSLGATNKQDDLTLNQKSILPEEPDLQADEQKANEISLEVVPEASSAPEQKNIEEAEAPQNIQEVTPADLAQPETKEEETSCEELSSATLASDSGSQASLSQAIRTESTDVQDVVVPGSNSQIPSSQTEVLQGSTQLESTEPPPKPVPEPPKPPKIEEIPQRITRNRAQMLANQNKQNAAATAATTATATTTITTTTTTTTTSEKEFPPASAPSTRAKGRVSEEEDAQAQHPRKRRFQRSNQQLQQQINTSTQQTREMIQQTLAAIVDAIKLDDIEPYHSDRSNPYFEYLQIRKKIEEKRKILCYITPQAPQCYAEYVTYTGSYLLDGKPLSKLHIPVIAPPPSLADPLKELFKQQEAVRGKLRLQHSIEREKLIVSCEQEILRVHCRAARTIANQAVPFSACTMLLDSEVYNMPLENQGDENKSVRDRFNARQFISWLQDVDDKYDRMKTCLLMRQQHEAAALNAVQRMEWQLKVQELDPAGHKSLCVNEVPSFYVPMVDVNDDFVLLPA; from the exons AAAAGCAGGGTCCTGAAAGGAAGAGGATTAAAAAGGAGCCCGCAACTCGGAAGCCCAGCCTGCTGTTCGGAATGGGACTTCCAGGAATCCGTGCAGGTTATCCGCTCTCTGAGCGCCAGCAGGTTGCCCTTCTTATGCAGATGACAGCAGAAGAGTCTGCGAACAGTCCAG CAGTAGATACAACACCAAAGCATCCCTCTCAATCCACAGTTTGTCAGAAGGGAACTCCTAATTCTGCCTCCAAAACCAAAGATAAAGTAAACAAGAGAAATGAACGTGGAGAGACTCGGCTGCACCGGGCAGCTATCCGAGGAGATGCCCGACGCATCAAGGAACTCATTATTGAGGGTGCAGATGTCAATGTAAAAGACTTTGCAG GTTGGACGGCTTTGCATGAGGCATGCAACAGGGGTTACTATGATGTTGCAAAACAGTTGCTTGCTGCAGGCGCTGAGGTCAACACCAAGGGCTTGGATGATGACACTCCGCTGCATGATGCAGCCAGCAATGGGCACTACAAG GTGGTGAAACTGTTGTTACATTATGGAGGAAATCCTCACCAGCTTaacaggaggggagagacacCATTAAAAGTAGCAAATTCCCCCACAATGGTCAATCTGCTCCTGGGGAAAGCCACATATCCTTCCAGTGAAGAGAGCTCCACAG AGAGCTCGGAAGAGGAAGATGCTCCTTCGTTTGCACCATCCAGTTCCATTGATGGCAACAACACAGACTCTGAGTTTGAGAAGGGCCTGAAACACAAGGCCAAGAACCAGGAGCCTCCCAAAGCTGTCACACCCGTGAAGGATGAATATGAGTTTGATGAGGATGATGAGCAGGACAGGGTCCCACCAGTTGATGATAAACATCTTCTGAAAAAGGATTACAGGAAAGAGACTAAAGCAAATAGTTTTATTTCCATCCCCAAGATGGAAGTAAAAACCTATACTAAAAACAGCACAATCACACCAAAGAAAGCATCCCATCGTATCCTTTCAGACACATCTGATGAAGAGGAGACCAGCCTGCCTGTGGGGACTGGGGAAAAGCTGCGTCTGACAACACATTCTATCCTCCCCAGCAACAAGGCTCGAGAACCTTCTAATCCCAAACagcagaaagagaaaagcaaagtgAAGAAGAAGCGCAAGAAGGAAGCAAAGGGCAAAGAGGTTCGGTTCGGCAAAAAAAATGACAAGTTTTGTTCCTCTGAATCAGAGAGTGAAAACCTGGAGAGTGAGGAGGATGACAGAGACTCTGTACAAAGTGCTACCTGTGTAAAGGATTCCAGATTGGTGTTAAAGGAGTCATCCTTGTTTAATTCcctttctgcttcttctgcctCTTCCCATGGGAGTTTGGGGTCTCAGAAGCATAACGCTACCCTTGCAGAGCAGCACTCCAAGCACTGGAGGACAGACAACTGGAAAACAGTATCTTCTCCAGCCTGGTCAGATGTCAGTTCCTTATCAGATTCAACAAGGACGAGGCTGACCAGTGAGTCTGATTACACGTCTGAGGACTCAAGCCTGGAATCATTGAAGCCTGTGAGGAAGAAGCAGGAGCCCAAGAAGCGTGCCCAACATGGAGCTGCTGTGATTGTGGAGAAGAAAAATTCATTCCATGCCAGTGTTGATGGAGCTATTCCAAAGCGAGACAAGGAGGGGAAAGTTGtaaaaaagcataaaacaaaacacaaacacaaaaacaaagagAGAGGCCAGTGTCCTGCCACCCAAGACATTAAAATAATCAAAGCCTTTTCTTTTGACTATGAGGACTCTAAGCAGAAGACCGATAAGGCTTTGATTGTGGAGACTGAATGCCCTGTTGAGAACAAGCTCAAAGTGCTTAAGCATGAGAGGGAGCACTTCAAGAAGGAAGACAAATTTCAGAAAACTAAATCTGAGGAGAAGGAGTGGCTGTTTAAAGACGATGCTGGAAAAACCTCCAAAGAGGAGAAATCCTTGAAAAAAGCCAAGGAGGCAAGTAAAGATCTCAGTAAAACTTTCAGAGAAGAAAAGAGCAGcagattggaaaaagaaaaacccataaAGGAGAAATCTCCTAAAGAGGAAAAACCTCGAATACATAAGGAAGAACGAAAGAAAAAATCTAAGGACAAGCAGTTCAAGACTGATAAGAAAAATGAACCGAAGGAGGAAAAACCAGCAAAACCAGAGAAGGAGAAAGCCctgaaagaggagaaagagagatgtaAAAAAGACAAAGGTTACAGGGAGGAGCCCAGCTTTGAAGAGTTTAGTAATAAAAACCAGTTTTTAGAAAGTGAGGACACAAAGTTCAGCCTCTCTGATGATCAGCAAGATCGGTGGTTTTCAGATTTGTCATCTGATTCTTCTTTTGATTTCAAAGGAGAGGATAGCTGGGATTCGCCAGTGACAGACTACAGGGAAATTCAAAATGACACTGTGACAAAACTCATCATAGAAACGGTGAAGGAGGAGATAAAAGACAAGAAGCGGGATAGTAAAGCAAAAGATAAGAGGGAGTACAGCGAGAAACGTAATGAAAAAGAcacttttctaaaaaagaaagagagggaataTGTTGATCGGAACTCTGAGAAGAAAAAGGACCCAGTTGAAAAGCATAAAAGTATTTCTAGTTATCtgcctgaaaagaaaagaaaggattctGCTGAAAGCtttaaagagagaaaggaaaaggaggctgGTGAAATTAACAGAGAGAGAAGAGATTTGCCCGATAGCTCTAAAGATAGAAAAGAAGTTAAAATTAAACAAGAAGAATCCTACAGAGATGAATTTAAAGACTATGGCTGTGAAACATTCTTCAAAGAAAAATCTGAACCCGAATTTAGTgggaaaaatgtggagaactgggatAGGCATCATtcaggaaaagagaagaaagatgtgccagacaagaaagagaaattaaaaacagaaaagtaCAAGGAGAAATCCAAAGTAGAGGACAAAGAGAGAAATGAGAAAGCTTTGCCGGAAAAAAACCAAAAGGACAAAGAATTAGATAAAGGTTTTAAAGAGAAGAAAGATACAAAGGAGAAATATAAAGATCCTCACAATAAAGATAAAGAGAGAAAGGGTTCACTAGACCAAgtcaaagagaagaaagagaagaactTTTCTGGAGATAGAGAGGATTTCCACGAAAGGAGGGATGAGAAAAAAGGCCGGGAGAGGACATGGTATAACATCTTGGATATCTTCACAGATGAAAGTGAAGATGAGAAGGATGATTACAGCCTTAGTGGGTTCAAACTTGGAGAGGGTCTTGGGAACGAAATGCATCGTATGGATAGCATGCAAGACAAAGATGATGGCATGGTAGCTGAGAGAGACCTTTATGTCCCTGACAAGCACAGGAAATACTCCTCTGATCGGCAGCATTCCACTGAGAAACAGAAAGACAAAGAgtcaaaagagaagaagaaggacAAAGGGTTACCAGAgggtggaaaggagaaaaaagagaaaagctccTTTGAAAAACACAAAGAGAAGAAGGACAAAGACTCAGTAGAGAAGTATAAAGACAGGAAGGAGAGAAGCTCAGTGGACTCAGCCCAAGAAAGGAAGGCAAAGCAGAAATTCCCCGAAAAGGTGGAAAAGAAACatgctggggaagagaaggttaaaaacAGGCACAAGGAAAAGCTAGATAAAGAGTATACTAAGGAGAAACGGTCTTCGAAAAGCGGAGAAGCAGAAAAGAGCTTGCTGGAGAAACTGGAGGAAGAAGCCCTCAATGAATACAGAGATGACTCCAATGATAAAATCAGTGAGATTTCTTCTGATAGCTTCACAGACAGAGGGCAAGACCCTGTACTCACCAATATATTTGAGTCTTCCAACCTTTCACTTGCAGATGCCACCGAAGAGAAATTTAAGGAGTCTCTGCCTTTGCCTTGCCTTCCAGATAAACTCAAGGAGAAAGAGAGGCACAGGCATTCTTCATCCTCGTCAAAAAAAAGCCATGAAAaggaaaaagcaaagaaagagaaagcggaaaagaaagataaaacagATGAGTTTAAAGACTCCAGCAACAGGAAAGATTCTACTCAGTATGAGAAGGACTTTGCCATGGATGGAGAAGGCATTAGCATTTCTTATGGAACAAAAACAGAGGCTGAAGAAGAACTGGACAAAACCATGGAGTATTTGTTttctgaaaaaaaggaaaagaatgatACTGAAAGAGAACTTCCAAAGAAGGCAGAGAAAGACAAAGCGTACAGCTCCAGCACAGTCAGCACAaccaaagagaagaagaagagggacagGCATAAAGAAAagtggaaagaggagagagagaagcacagaGACAAACACACTGATGGTTTCTTTAGGCACCACAAGGAGGAGCAGAAGTCTGCCAAAGACAAGGATAGCTCTCAAGTGATCACTCTTAAAGACAAATCAAAAGAGGAACCACCCAAATTTAATGACCTCAAAGTAAAGGAACGACTCAAGGAAAATCAAGAAAAGGACAAATCAGAGTGTCTTAAAATGAGCAACGGGAATGATAAAATAACCTTACCCAAAGAAGGCACCAAGAAGGACATCAGACCCAGGGAAAAGCTTTTGGGAGATGGTGACCTAATGATGACCAGCTTTGAGAGGATGTTGAGCCAAAAAGATCTTGAGATTGAAGAGCGCCACAAGAGACACAAAGAGAGAATGAAACAAATGGAGAAGATGAGGCATAGATCTGGAGACCCCAAATTAAAAGACAAAGTCAAGGCCAATGAGGATATGCGCAAGAGGAGTCTGGATTTGACTACAAAGAAACCACTAGCTCCTGACACTCAGTTAAAGGACAAGAAACTCAAAGATCTAGGCCCACTGGCTCCAGTAGTATCCCCAGATAACAAGAATCAACCTGTTGTTGGGGTGGATTCCAAGGATTGGATAGCTGGCCCCCAACTGAAGGAAATCCTACCTGCGTCTCCAAGGCCAGATCAGAACCGGCCAACAGGGGTTCCAACACCAGCATCTGTTGTTTCTTGCCCAAGCTATGAAGAGGTGATGCAGACACCAAGGACTCCATCTTGCAGTAATGAAGATTACACAGATCTGATGTTTGACTGTGCTGACTCTCAGCATTCATTGCCCATATCCACCATGTCCATGAATGCTTGTTCTCCATCTTTCTTTGACAGATATTCCAACTCTTCAAGTGGATTCCCGGAGAACCCAAGTCAGACCCCAACAAGGACAATTTCCTCCACAAATCTTCACCGTTCAATGTCTGTAGATATCAGAAGAGCTGCAGAGGAAGAGTTCAATGTTGGGGACAAATTTTTCAGGCAGCAAAGTGTCCCAGCCACTTCTAATTATGATTCTCCGGTTCAGCACTTGATGGAGGAGAAAGTATCTCTCCCCTCCATTCCCATAGAAAAGTTCCCATGTTTGTCCCCAGAATATTATTCACCAGACTATGGAGTCCCATCCCCTAAAGCAGAGGCATTGCATTGTGCACCAGGAACTGCGGGCAATGTTGTTCAGTCCCCTGAAAGTGTATTTTCTGGATTGCAAGCCAAATCTTCCCCTTCTCATAGAGATGAGCTGCTTGCCCCTTCTGTTGAAAGTGCTCTCCCTCCAGATCTTGGCCTGCCTTTGGATGCCACAGAAGAGCAACAGGCAACTGCTTCCATTATGCCCCCAGAGTCCAGCTTTTTACCACCACTTGAAGACAATGAGTTTGGCTCTGGCATTCTGGAACAGAATAGTACGGAGTGGGAGACCACTCTATCAAGAAATCTGGATCCTCCTGTGCCTCCGAGTTTGATTGGCAATCCTTCTGATCATGCTGTCAGCTGGACAGTGGGATCAGAGCTGCTCATTAAATCTCCCCAACAGGGCCCTGATTCCCCAAAGTCTTTCTGTTCTCCAGACATCACGCATCCCACACCTGTGCCCTTCATTTCTGCAGATTCCCTACATCCCAGTTCCCCTGTTTCATACTCTCTCTCAGTGACTGAATCAAGGCTTGATGCAGCAAAGGAAGATGCTGAAGAAGCAGTTCCAACAGAAATGGTGACTGCAGAACAGCAGACTTCATATGCAGATTCCCCTGCTAGATTAGACACTTTCTTTAGTAATGGTAGTAAGCCTGTTCCAGAGGAAGCATCTGACACACCTTTGCAGCCAGCTAGCATGCCAGCAGAATCGAAAGTGGAGGCTGTTAATGCTCTGGAAAACTTGGAAGAGAGCACCATTGCCCCTGTAAATCCCGAGGAACAAGCTGCATGGCCTGATCCATTTCCAAATTCAGAGGATGACTTAGACTTGGGTCCTTTCTCTTTACCAGGATTGCCACTTCAATCAAAAGATGTTCCAGAGGAAGAATTGGAAGAGTCAGCTGAAGACACTCATGCGGCAGATCAGGAAACCACCAGTGCAGACTTTGTGGATGTTGGGGTGTCTTTGGGGGCTACAAACAAGCAGGATGACCTAACTCTTAACCAAAAGAGCATCCTTCCTGAGGAGCCAGATTTACAAGCTGATGAGCAAAAGGCCAATGAGATTTCACTAGAAGTTGTGCCAGAAGCATCAAGTGCCCCGGAACAGAAAAATATAGAAGAAGCGGAGGCTCCCCAGAATATTCAGGAGGTGACACCAGCAGATCTTGCTCAGCCagagaccaaggaggaggaaacCAGTTGTGAAGAACTCTCCTCAGCTACTCTTGCATCAGACAGTGGTTCTCAAGCTAGTTTGAGCCAAGCAATCAGAACTGAGAGCACTGATGTTCAAGACGTAGTGGTACCTGGAAGCAACAGCCAGATCCCTTCCTCTCAGACAGAGGTGCTGCAAGGGAGTACCCAGTTAGAATCCACAGAGCCACCACCCAAACCAGTCCCTGAACCCCCAAAGCCCCCCAAAATTGAAGAGATCCCACAACGGATCACCAGAAACCGAGCCCAGATGCTTGCCAATCAAAACAAACAGaatgctgctgctactgctgctactactgctactgctactactactataacaactactactactactactactacttctgaAAAAGAGTTCCCCCCTGCTTCTGCCCCTTCAACACGAGCAAAGGGGCGTGTCTCAGAGGAGGAAGATGCCCAGGCACAACATCCGCGGAAGCGCAGGTTCCAGCGCTCCaatcagcagctgcagcagcaaatcAACACCTCCACCCAGCAGACACGGGAGATGATCCAGCAGACACTGGCTGCAATTGTTGATGCCATCAAGTTGGACGACATTGAACCTTACCACAGCGACAGGTCCAATCCCTATTTTGAGTACCTACAGATCAGGAAGAAAATTGAGGAGAAGCGGAAAATTCTCTGCTACATCACTCCCCAAGCACCCCAGTGTTACGCTGAGTATGTCACCTACACAGGCTCATACCTGCTGGATGGCAAACCTTTGAGCAAGCTGCACATTCCAGTG ATTGCACCTCCTCCATCGTTGGCAGATCCCCTCAAGGAGCTATTCAAGCAGCAGGAAGCAGTCCGTGGCAAGCTGCGCCTCCAGCATAGCATTGAGCGG GAGAAGCTGATTGTGTCATGTGAACAGGAGATATTGAGGGTTCATTGCCGAGCAGCAAGGACAATAGCCAATCAAGCAGTGCCCTTCAGCGCATGCACCATGCTTCTGGATTCGGAGGTGTACAACATGCCTCTGGAAAATCAG GGAGATGAAAACAAATCCGTCAGAGATCGTTTCAATGCTCGCCAGTTCATTTCGTGGTTACAGGATGTGGATGACAAGTATGACCGGATGAAG ACTTGCCTGTTGATGCGACAGCAACATGAAGCAGCGGCCTTAAATGCAGTGCAGCGAATGGAATGGCAGCTGAAGGTGCAGGAGCTGGACCCTGCAGGGCACAAATCGCTCTGTGTGAACGAGGTGCCCTCGTTCTACGTGCCAATGGTGGACGTGAACGATGACTTTGTGCTCTTGCCGGCATGA